A genomic window from Nicotiana sylvestris chromosome 11, ASM39365v2, whole genome shotgun sequence includes:
- the LOC104243366 gene encoding uncharacterized protein: MVDDGLKKKVKIRSQKKKKKRDYNVLSEIPAYAKFMREILSKKQKMEETSVVKLTEHCDAILQNKLPKKCGDPGSFIIPCSLGRTKFYKSLCDLGASINLMPLSIFRKLNGEIGEIWSIHMSLQLVDQTTIIPEGIIEDVLVRVDKFVFPLDFIMVNMEENREVLVILGRPFLATGKVILDIQER, from the exons ATGGTAGATGATGGCTTGAAGAAGAAGGTGAAGATTAGatctcagaagaagaagaagaagagagattaTAAT GTTCTTTCAGAGATACCagcttatgctaaattcatgagaGAGATATTGTCCAAGAAGCAAAAAATGGAAGAGACATCGGTTGTCAAGCTGACAGAGCATTGTGATGCCATCTTGCAAAATAAGCTCCCTAAAAAATGTGGAGATCCAGGGAGTTTTATTATACCTTGCTCTTTAGGAAGGACTAAATTTTATAAATCTTTGTGTGATTTAGGTGCTTCCATTAATCTTATGCCTTTGTCTATTTTCAGGAAATTGAATGGAGAGATTGGAGAAATTTGGTCGATACATATGTCCTTGCAGCTGGTGGATCAGACCACAATTATACCTGAAGGAATAATAGAAGATGTGCTAGTTCGGGTGGATAAATTTGTGTTCCCTCTGGACTTCATTATGGTTAACATGGAGGAGAACAGAGAGGTCCTGGTGATTTTAGGAAGACCCTTCTTGGCTACGGGCAAAGTAATTCTGGATATTCAAGAAAGGTAG